Part of the Acidobacteriota bacterium genome is shown below.
CAACCCCCAAAGCCACCCCGAACCGCCACCTCCACGTCGTCCTGGTGCACCCGGAAATCCACTGGAACACCGGCAACGCCGGGCGCACCTGCTTGGCCGCCGGGGCGCAGCTGCACCTGGTGGAGCCGTTGGGGTTCGACCTCGACGACCGGCGGGTGCGGCGGGCGGGGCTCGATTATTGGCCCCGGGTGGCGCCCCGGGTGTGGTCCGGCTGGCCGGAGCTGGAGGCCGAGCTGCCGGCGTTGGGGGAGCCGTTTTTCTTTTCCGCCGACGGTGAGCGGGATCTGTGGGAGGTGTCGTTCCCCGAGCGCCCGGTGCTGGTCTTCGGCCGCGAGTCGGTAGGCCTGCCGGCGGAGCTGCGGGAGGCCTACCGGGATCGCCTGCTGCGCCTGCCCATGGCGGATCCCCAACTGCGCTCCCTCAACCTCTCAACGGCGGTTGCCGTGGCCCTGTACGAGGTACTGCGCCAGCGCCGGGAGCGCGGGCGGTAGCGTCCTGACCTGACACTTGCTTGGTTTGAAGGCTACTGCTCCTCACTTGCGAGCACTTCACAACTCGTCACTCCCGCGAAGGCGGGAGTCCACGCGCTGGTGAGGAGTGATTGTTGAATTTTCCCGGATGGGCTGACTTCAGGTACCACCGGGCTGGATAGCAGGTATTCACTCCCCAGTCCCGCGTAGATTCCCGCCTGCGCGGGAATGACGGAGGGGGTGATGGAGAGGGCGAGGGCAGTAGGAAAGGATGGTGGTCTCGGCACCTCCGCCCGGGGATCCAATCCCCGGGCTACTCAAGCGCCGCTGGCTCCGGAGGGGAGGGAGTGGATGAGCAGGCTCTGGGAGCCGGATTTATCCGGCGGTGTCCTGGGTAGCCCCGGGATTGATCCCGGGGCGGGACTGGCCGCCGCCGGCGGTCGAAGCGGCCCTCCGCGCGGAATGCGCTATGCTTATGCGCACCTTTCGATGTGATGCTTTCGCCGGTCTCCCCCCTGCCGGTGAATGGATGAGGACCCGAGCCTGAACAGTCTGTGTGGAGGAGTCAGTGATGAAGAGCTTGCAGCGTTGGCCGGCGGGAGGACGCCGGGTGGTCTGGATGTGGAGTGTGTGCGCCGGTCTGATGATGAGCCTTGCCCTGGCCGGAGGGGCGGGGGCGGAGCTGCCGAATCCGGTGCTCTTCGTGACCCAGGTGCCGATTCCGGCGGATTTCGCCACCATCGGATCGGTCTTCGCCAACCACCGCGGGGATGTGAGCCTTACCGGCCGCGGCGGAGATCTGTACATCCGTTATCCCGACGGCAGCCTGCGCAACCTGACCCAGGAGGCGGGGTTTGGCAATTCCGGCTTCCAGGGCGCCGGTTCCATCGCCGTGCGCGATCCGGAGGTGCATTGGAGCGGCACCAAGGCGGTGTTCAGCATGGTGGTGGGGGCTGCGACACAGCAGTTTCAGGTCATCGACAGCTATTGGCAGCTCTACGAGGTCACCGGCCTGGGGCAGGGGCAGACGGCGGTGATCACGCCAGTGGCCAACCAGCCGGCGGATTTCAACAACGTTAGCCCGGCCTACGGTACCGACGGGCGCATCCTTTTCATTTCCGACCGGCCCCGCAACGGCCAGCGCCATCTCTATCCCCAGCAGGACGAGTACGAGAGCACCGCCACCAACACCGGGTTGTGGAGCCTGGATCCGGCGAGCGGGGATCTGCGGCTGCTAGACCATGCGCCGTCGGGGGATTTCGACCCGTCGGTGGATAGCTTCGGGCGGGTGATCTTCACCCGCTGGGATCATCTCCAGCGCGACCAGCAGGCGGACGCCGATGCGCTGAACGGCAGCGACATCTACGGCACCTTCAACTTCCGCAACGAGACCGCCGGCGCCGCACGGTTGGCCAACCGGGACGAGGTCTTCCCGGAGCCCCGGCCGTCGCGCACGGATCTGCTGGCGGGGACCAATTTGGAGGGGCACCGCTTCAACCATTTCTTCCCGTGGATGGTGCGCGAGGACGGCACCGAGCTGGAAACCTTGAACCACATCGGTCGCCACGAGCTGCACTTCTACTTCAACCGGGCGATCAACGACGACCCCAACGTGGTGGAGTTCATTGATGCGACCTCCGGGCGTTTCAACCCCAACGACATCGAGAACGCGCTGCAGATCCACGAGGATCCCACCACTCCCGGGCGCTATTTCGCGGTAGATGCGCCGGAGTTCCAGACCCACGCCGCCGGCATGATCTTCTACCTGGACGCCCCGCCGACCCTGCCCGCGGACGCTTCGGCGGTGACCTATGTGACCCATCCGGACACCCGCGAGGTGACCCCCGAGGGCGGCACGCCGGAGCCGGGGCATACGGGCTTTTACCGTAACCCGCTGCCCCTCTCCGACGGTTCGCTGGTAGCGGTGCACACGGCGGAGACCCGCGCCGACGACAACGAGGGTACCCGCGCCCAGCCCCAGTCGCGCTATGACTTCCGGCTCAAGGAGCTGGTGGCCGGGGGCGGCTATCTCGAAGCGGGGACGGCGCTGACGCCGGGCATCGTCAAGACGGTGTCGTATTGGGACCCGGACGTGATGGTGCAGTACTCCGGTCCGCTTTGGGAGCTCAGCCCGGTGGAGGTGAAGGCGCGGCCGGTGCCCACTGCCGCGGCCCACACCCTGCCGGCACCGGAGCAGAGCATCTTCGCCGACGAATCGGTGGATCCGGCGGCCTTCCAGGAGTCCCTCCGGCGCCGGGGGCTGGCCCTCATCGTCAGCCGCGACATCACCACCCGGGACGAGGCGGATCTTCAGCAGCCGTTCAATCTTCAGGTGCCCGGGGGCACCGCCGGCACTACCGGGGCCGGTGGCTTGGTCTACGATGCGGCGCATTTGCAGATTTTCCAGGGCGACCAGATCCGCGGCATCGGCGGCACCGCTTCGCCGCGGGCGGGGCGACGGGTCCTGGCCCAGGAGCTCCACGATCCGCGGGCAGCCAATCTGCCCAATCCCGGCGGCCCGGCGGGCAGCGTGGCGGTGGCAGCGGACGGCTCGGTGGCGGCGCTGGTACCGGCTCGGCGGGCCCTGACCTGGCAGCTCACCGACAGCGCCGGCACCGGGGTGGTGCGGGAGCGCTATTGGCTGACCTTCCAGCCCGGCGAGGTGCGGGTTTGCGCCTCCTGCCACGGCCTCAACAGTCAGGACCAGGCGGGCCAGCCCCATCCCACCAACCCGCCGGAGGCGCTCCGCCAGCTGCTCCAGCAGTGGAAGCTCCAGCAGCTGCCGCTGTTCACCGACAGCTTCGAGAGCGGCGGCACCGGCGGCTGGTCAGCGGTGGTGGGGGACTGAGGACGCAGACTTGGTGGGCTGGCGCCCACCCTACTTTTGCTTCGCTGGGAGACCTCCCGTAGGGTGGGCGCCAGCCCACCGTGTCTTTGGGATTCGATCAGCCGCTGGCGGGCTATGAAGCGCTCACCCCCGTCAGGAATTCCTCCAGCGCCGCGTTCACCGCTTCCGGCTGCTCGAGGTTGGAGGTGTGGCCGGCCTGGGGAATGATCACCAGCTGGGAGCCGGCGATGCCTTCGTGGATGCGTTGGGATTTGGCGGGGATGGTGGCGACGTCTTCGTCGCCGACGAGAATCAGGGTCGGAGCCTGGATCTTGCCTAGCTCGCCCTCGATTCCCTGACGCTCGATGACGCCATCGACGGCGCGGGAGATGCCGATGCGGTGGTTGCCCACCAGGCGCCGGCGTAGCTCCCGGCGCTCGTCGGCGCGGGTGGGGTCGTGGAGGAAGGTGCGGCCGAAGAGGATCTTCATCACTCTCCCCGCCACCAATCCGAGACCGAACCAGCGGGCGATGAAATTGAGCAGGCGGTAGCGCGGCACGTTTTTTCGCGGCTCCGGCTCGGAGGAGGTCTCCAGCAGGCAGAGGGAGCGCACCAGCTCCGGCCGCCGGGCCGCCACCCGCATGCCCACGAAGCCGCCCATGGAGAGTCCGACGAAATGGCAGGGGCCGATGTCCAGCGCTTCGATGAGGGCCGCCGCGTCCTCTGCCAGGGTGTCCATGTCGTAGCCGTCGTCGGTGACCTCGGTACGACCCTGGCCGCGGAAGTCGAAGGTGATGCAGCGGTAGCGATCCCGGAAGGCTTCGATCTGCGGCTCCCACAGCCGCCCGTCCCACAGCAAGCCGTGGGCGAAGAGGAGGGTCTGCGAGCCTTGCCCTGCGCCTGGTGCCGGCCCCGAATCCTCGTAGTGAAGACGGACCCCTTGGAGGTCTAGGCTGGGCATGGGCTCGCCCCTTTCGTTACTGAGTTCTCAGGTGGGGTGAGTTCTCAGGTGGGGTGGGTTCTCAGGCAGGAGTGGTGGCGGCGGAGGTGGCGTCGTCGAGGGCGTCGACGACGGTCTTGAGCACCACGAAGAGGTGGCCGATCTCGTCCTCGGTGATCTCCACTCCGTCGGGTCGCACCGGGGCGTCGAAGAGGGCCTCCAGCACTCGGCGGAGCAGGTGCGGTTGACCGCTCCCGGCGCGCCAGGGCTCATCGGCGGTGGACGGCTCATCCTCGTCGGCGTCCGCCGCCAGCGCTTCTAGATTCTCTTCGAAGAGCGTGGCCAGGACCTCCTCGGAAACCTGGGGCAGCTCGCTATCGAAGTTCTCGGTGAAGGTGCGGGCAATCTGGAAGAAGAGAACGTTGGCGAGACTTTGGGCGGCAGTGCCCAGGTCCTCGGTGGTGGCGAGGACGAAGGCCAGCAGGCTCGGGTAGTGGCGAGCCAGATCGTGCATCGCTTCCCGCGCCGCCTCCGGCTTGAGGTTGCTGGTCTGCTCCCAGGTACGGGCAACTTGTTTCTCGTCGAGGGTTTGCATCGGAAGGGGGGCGGGGGAATCCTTGCTTCACCGGAGCCGCGGTGTCACTCTAGCACGGTCGTCCCGTTCGTTTCTCAAAGGCCTCTTGGAGCCTGCTCCTCACCAGGATTTCTTCGTGCCCCTTCCTTCTTCCTCCCGCCCGGCTCCCCGCCCGACCCTTTGGTTCCGGCTGCTGCCGGTGGCCTTGCTGGCGGTGATGGTCGGGGTGGGGCTGGGGCTGGAGTGGGCGGTCTACCAAGGGCCGCGCATCCTCACCAAATTGCCGCTCATCGTCCTGCTGCTGGTGCCGCTGCTGCGCCGGTGGCGTTTCTGGCGCAAGGCCCGGCGCTGAGCTCTCCCGCCGTGCACGGATTCATCGAAGGCATCACCGCCCTCTTCTTCCTGCTCACCGTGGCCCACGCTCTGTGGTTGCGCCGCTCTGAGGGGGCCTGGCTGATGGGAAGCCTGCTGGTGCTGGGGGCAGTGCGGGAGAATTTCGTCATCCTGCGCCAGGTGCTCTACGGCTTCGCTCCTCTATCGCTGATGCTCGGCCGGGCGCCGGTGATCGCCGCGGTGATCTGGGGCTACAGCATCTACATCGCTCTGATCTGGGCGGAGGAGGTCGGCGGCGAGAAGCTCGGAGAACGGGCTTCCCCACGATTGCTGACGCTGGTGGGGCTGTTCATGGTGGCGCTGGTGGGATTTTATGAGCCCTTCCTTGAGCTCATCGGCATGGCCCGCTGGCAGGAAGGTACCCGCAGCACCGCCGGCGTGCCGTGGATCGCGCTCATCGGCTATCCCGCCCTGGCCTGCCCGTTCCTGGTGTTGTGGAGCTGGGTCCGCCGCCGTTTCCCCCACTCCCGGAGCCGGTTCTTGGCTCTGGCCATCGCTCTCCCTCTCCTCGCTCTGATGCACGCAGAAGGCCTCCAGCGGCTCAAAGATTGGCTGGGTTGGTAGCCGTCGGCAGCCTGGTCTTCGCTCGGGGGCCAGGCTTGTTCGACTGCTTCCGTGTCTCATTCACTGCGGGAGCTTGCACGTCTTTGTTGAGAATGAAAACTCTCTGCTGGTTCGCCCTATTTGAAACAAACAACCAGGAAATGTAGTACTGTGGGTATACATTGATTTTCATTAAGCCTCTGAGGCGGCTGTTCAAGCTGCCGCAGGCGATCGGTCGTAGCTCCTTCGCTGTGCACCGCTGACGCTGCTCGCTCCGTTCCGATCCAGGTCGGGCCGGGACCCGGATCGGGGAGCGCGGAGGCGGATCGCTGATCCGGCACAGCATGAAGGAGAGTGAGCAATGAAGTGGACACGCTTGGTTTCGACCTGGTTGTTCTTCGCGGGGGTGGTGACGTGCTGGGTGTCGTCGGGGGCGGCGACACCATTGGTGGTGGAGGAGCTGGCTCACGGGAGTTTCACCCGTGGCGCCAACGGCTTGCGATTCGATGCCGCGGATCGATTGCATGTCGCTAGCTTCCTCGGTCGGGAGATCGTCGTCCTGGACGCCGATAGCGGAGACGTGTTGGAGCGTGTACCACGCAGCTCGGACACTCCGGACGATCTGGTCTTCGGTCCCGATGGGTCGATGTACTGGACTTCTCTGCTCACCGGGGTGGTGACCCGCAAGGCCCCCGATGGTTCCATCACCTCGCAGGTGGTGGGAACGTCTCCCAACGCCATCGCTGCCTCAGACGACGGGCGACTCTTCGTTTCCGAATGCCTCGGTGGCGAGGTTGCGGGACTCTACGAGCTGGATCCGCAGCTGGTGGCTCCGCCACGGCTGATCACCGACGCCCTGGGCGCCGGCTGTGCCCTCAACGCCATGGACTTCGGACCGGACGGCGGGCTCTACGGCCCCCGCTGGTTCGTCGGAGATGTGGTGCGGGTGGACGTAGACACCGCCGAAATGACGGTGGTCACCGCGGGCTTCGAGGTTCCGGGGGCGGTGAAGTGGGGCCCCGACGGCGCTCTCTACGTGCTCGATTACGGGGCGGGAGAGCTGTGGCGCTATGCCCCCGGCGCCGAGAGCCTGGATCTCGTCGCCAGCCTTACGCCGGGCGTCGACAACCTCGCCTTCGATTCCCACGGCCGACTTTTCGTCTCCCATGGCGTCGACAGCGAGATCGTCGAGATCGAGCCCGACGGTGCTGTGCGGGTGGTCCAGCCCGGCGGCATGGTAGCCCCCGGGGGACTCGCTCTGGTGCCGCGGGGTCACGGCCGGATGAGTCTGTGGGTCGCCGACTCCTATGATCTGACGGAGCTGGATGCGCGCACCGGGGAGGTGCTCAGCGTCGAGCAGACCGGTCAGGGCGGTATCCCCCTGACCACTCCTCAGACGGTCTCCGCCGACGGCCACAACCTGCTTCTCACCTCGTGGTTGCAGAACCGAGTGCAAGTCTGGGATCCGCGCACTCGGCGTTTGTTGGTAGATCTGGCGGATTTCGCTCTGCCCATGGACGCGGTGCGCTTCCGGGGCGACTTGGTGGTCACCGAGGCCCTCACCGGCCAGGTGGTGATGGCCAACCACCACGACCTCCAGCAGCGGCGGGCGGTGGCGTCGGGACTGGTGCTGCCCACGGGGCTCGCCACCAACGGCCGGGATCTGTGGGTCTCCGATTGGGCCACCGGCACGATCTGGCAGTTGGCTCGCCGGGGCCGGTGGCTGGACTCGCCGGTGGCCATCGCCGAGGGCTTGATCCAGCCCGAGGGGCTCGCCGTGGATCGTCGCGGCCACCTGCTGGTGGTGGAGGCGGGAACCGGCAGCCTGTTGCGGATTCACCGCCGCTCCCACCGCGTCCGGATCCTCGTCGATGGTTTGGATCTCGGGGTCAGCGCCCTGCCGGGGCTGCTGCCCACGTGGTTCTTCAACGGGGTCGATGTGGACCGGGCTGGCAGGATCTACGTCAGCGGAGACCGCGGCCGTTTGATCTACCGCATCAAGCGGTCACGATTCGGTGGCCACTAGCAATCCCTAGCGAACATTCCTCCAGCTGATGCGGGGCGGCGAGGCGTTTCCTGCGCCCGCCGCCCTTTTTTGGTTGTCTTGCCGGTCGTCCTTCCGGTGGTCAAAGCCTTTGGGGGCAGTCCCGGGGGGGGGCCGGCTCAGATGCAGGAAGCACTTCGTTGTGCAAGGGCATATGATAATTTCTAAGAATCGATGGCAGCCGAGCAGTCAGAATTGACCGAGTGGGCCCATGCGACGCCTCCTCTCAACGGCACCGCCAGTCATTCAGTGCCGTGTTGGCTAGGCTCGCAGAATTCCGAGCGGAGGAGAGGGAGGTAGGGAGTTGAATCGGAAGCGCCACCAGCGACATCTCAGCCTTTTCATGGTGTCTTGCATCCTTGGAGTGTTGGGTGGCTCCACCTTCGCTCTGCCGGTGGTTACCCACCTTTCGGATGCCCGGCCGGTCCAGAGCCTCGACGCCGCATATCAACGACTGAGCGCTGCCTATCAAGAGCTCGATTCCTCGGCAGCCATCACCGTCTACACGCCGGACGCTCTCTACCTCCAGCCCGACGAGCAGTTGGTGCAG
Proteins encoded:
- a CDS encoding tRNA (cytidine(34)-2'-O)-methyltransferase yields the protein MSQEPTPKATPNRHLHVVLVHPEIHWNTGNAGRTCLAAGAQLHLVEPLGFDLDDRRVRRAGLDYWPRVAPRVWSGWPELEAELPALGEPFFFSADGERDLWEVSFPERPVLVFGRESVGLPAELREAYRDRLLRLPMADPQLRSLNLSTAVAVALYEVLRQRRERGR
- a CDS encoding SMP-30/gluconolactonase/LRE family protein → MKWTRLVSTWLFFAGVVTCWVSSGAATPLVVEELAHGSFTRGANGLRFDAADRLHVASFLGREIVVLDADSGDVLERVPRSSDTPDDLVFGPDGSMYWTSLLTGVVTRKAPDGSITSQVVGTSPNAIAASDDGRLFVSECLGGEVAGLYELDPQLVAPPRLITDALGAGCALNAMDFGPDGGLYGPRWFVGDVVRVDVDTAEMTVVTAGFEVPGAVKWGPDGALYVLDYGAGELWRYAPGAESLDLVASLTPGVDNLAFDSHGRLFVSHGVDSEIVEIEPDGAVRVVQPGGMVAPGGLALVPRGHGRMSLWVADSYDLTELDARTGEVLSVEQTGQGGIPLTTPQTVSADGHNLLLTSWLQNRVQVWDPRTRRLLVDLADFALPMDAVRFRGDLVVTEALTGQVVMANHHDLQQRRAVASGLVLPTGLATNGRDLWVSDWATGTIWQLARRGRWLDSPVAIAEGLIQPEGLAVDRRGHLLVVEAGTGSLLRIHRRSHRVRILVDGLDLGVSALPGLLPTWFFNGVDVDRAGRIYVSGDRGRLIYRIKRSRFGGH
- a CDS encoding alpha/beta fold hydrolase produces the protein MPSLDLQGVRLHYEDSGPAPGAGQGSQTLLFAHGLLWDGRLWEPQIEAFRDRYRCITFDFRGQGRTEVTDDGYDMDTLAEDAAALIEALDIGPCHFVGLSMGGFVGMRVAARRPELVRSLCLLETSSEPEPRKNVPRYRLLNFIARWFGLGLVAGRVMKILFGRTFLHDPTRADERRELRRRLVGNHRIGISRAVDGVIERQGIEGELGKIQAPTLILVGDEDVATIPAKSQRIHEGIAGSQLVIIPQAGHTSNLEQPEAVNAALEEFLTGVSAS